From the genome of Fusobacterium varium, one region includes:
- the rpmJ gene encoding Ribosomal protein B has translation MKVRVSVKPICDKCKVIKRHGKVRVICDNPKHKQVQG, from the coding sequence ATGAAAGTAAGAGTATCAGTTAAACCTATTTGTGACAAGTGCAAAGTTATCAAAAGACATGGAAAAGTAAGAGTGATTTGTGATAATCCTAAACACAAACAGGTTCAAGGGTAA
- the rpsK gene encoding 30S ribosomal protein S11: MAKKKVAKIKKKLKNIPNGVAHIHSTFNNTIVAITDAEGKVVSWRSGGTSGFKGTKKGTPFAAQIAAEQAANIAMENGMKKVEVKVKGPGSGREACIRSLQAAGLEVTKITDVTPVPHNGCRPPKRRRV; the protein is encoded by the coding sequence TTGGCTAAAAAGAAAGTAGCTAAGATTAAAAAGAAATTGAAAAATATTCCTAACGGAGTTGCCCATATACATTCAACTTTTAACAACACAATAGTTGCTATTACTGATGCAGAAGGGAAAGTTGTAAGTTGGAGATCAGGAGGAACTTCTGGTTTCAAAGGTACTAAGAAAGGAACTCCATTTGCAGCTCAAATTGCAGCTGAACAAGCAGCAAATATAGCTATGGAAAATGGAATGAAAAAAGTAGAAGTTAAAGTGAAAGGTCCAGGTTCTGGAAGAGAAGCTTGTATCAGATCTTTACAAGCAGCTGGATTAGAAGTAACAAAAATTACTGATGTTACTCCAGTTCCACATAATGGTTGTAGACCACCAAAAAGAAGAAGAGTGTAG
- the infA gene encoding Translation initiation factor IF-1: protein MSKKDVIELEGTILEALPNAMFKVELENGHTILGHISGKMRMNYIKILPGDGVTVQISPYDLSRGRIVYRKKN from the coding sequence ATGTCGAAAAAAGATGTTATCGAATTAGAAGGTACTATTTTAGAGGCCCTTCCAAATGCAATGTTTAAAGTTGAATTAGAAAATGGGCATACTATTTTAGGCCACATTTCTGGTAAGATGAGAATGAACTATATTAAAATTTTACCTGGAGATGGAGTAACTGTACAAATCTCTCCTTATGACTTGTCAAGGGGTAGAATCGTATACAGGAAAAAAAATTAA
- the rpsD gene encoding 30S ribosomal protein S4: MARNRQPVLKKCRALGIDPVVLGVNKSSKRGPRPNANKKPTEYAIQLREKQKAKFIYNVMEKQFRKIYEEAARKLGVTGLTLIEYLERRLENVVYRLGFAKTRRQARQVVSHGHVAVNGRRVNIASYRVKVGDVVSVIENSKNLDIIKTAVEESRVPAWLELDKAAFSGKVIQNPTKDDLDFDLNESLIVEFYSR; encoded by the coding sequence ATGGCAAGAAATAGACAGCCTGTATTGAAGAAATGTAGAGCTCTAGGAATTGATCCAGTAGTTTTAGGAGTTAATAAATCTTCTAAAAGAGGGCCAAGACCAAACGCTAACAAAAAACCTACAGAGTACGCAATTCAATTAAGAGAAAAACAAAAAGCTAAATTTATATATAATGTAATGGAAAAACAATTTAGAAAAATATACGAGGAAGCAGCTAGAAAACTTGGAGTTACTGGTTTGACTTTAATCGAATATCTAGAAAGAAGACTTGAAAATGTAGTTTACAGACTTGGGTTTGCAAAAACTAGAAGACAAGCTAGACAAGTTGTATCTCATGGTCATGTAGCTGTAAATGGAAGAAGAGTTAATATAGCTTCTTACAGAGTAAAAGTAGGAGATGTTGTGTCTGTTATAGAAAATTCTAAAAACTTAGACATCATCAAAACTGCTGTTGAAGAATCAAGAGTTCCAGCTTGGCTAGAACTTGATAAAGCAGCATTCTCTGGTAAAGTTATTCAAAATCCAACTAAAGATGACTTAGATTTCGATCTAAATGAATCATTGATAGTTGAGTTCTACTCTAGATAA
- the rpsM gene encoding BS14 translates to MARIAGVDIPRNKRVEIALTYIYGIGKPTSQRVLTEAGVNFDTRVKDLTEEEVNKIRAIIETVKVEGDLRKDVRLSIKRLMDIKCYRGLRHKMNLPVRGQSSKTNARTVKGPKKPIKR, encoded by the coding sequence TTGGCTAGAATAGCAGGAGTAGATATCCCAAGAAATAAGAGAGTTGAGATAGCTCTAACTTACATTTACGGAATTGGAAAACCAACTTCACAAAGAGTATTGACTGAAGCTGGAGTTAACTTTGACACAAGAGTGAAAGATTTAACAGAAGAAGAAGTAAATAAAATCAGAGCTATTATAGAAACTGTTAAGGTAGAGGGAGATCTTAGAAAAGACGTAAGACTTTCTATTAAAAGACTTATGGATATCAAATGTTACAGAGGGTTAAGACACAAAATGAATCTACCTGTAAGAGGACAAAGTTCTAAAACTAATGCAAGAACTGTTAAAGGTCCTAAGAAACCAATAAAAAGATAA